In Actinotignum schaalii, the sequence CTCCACGCGTTGCCGCGGCGAAAAAAGCGGATTTTTCGAAGAGTTATGCGCGACCAGAATAACAACCTCGTCAAAGAGGGAAGCGGCGCGGGCAAAAACGTCGAGATGTCCGAAAGTGACGGGATCGAAGGATCCGGGGCAGACTGCAAGCGTCATAGTTATAGCCTAATCTTTCCTGAGGCGCTCGGCCTAGTCGACGCGCGATTATTGGGCGCTCTCGGCCGGCGCAGGACTGTCGCTCGCCGCCGCGGGGCGCTCGCTCGCCGCCGCGGTTGTGCCGGGCGCCGCCGTTTCTTCGCTTTCCGCGCCCGCGCTGCGCTGCGCCGTCCATAGCGTCGCGGTCCCGTAGCGGCGCGAATCATCGAGTTCCCAGCCCTCCGGCCAGCTCGGTTCCGGTGAGGAGCTATCACGTTCCACTACGACGACGGCGTCCGCGGCTACATGCGGGGCCAGGCCTTCGAGCACTTTCGTGATCTGTGCTTCTGTATAACGGTAGGGCGGGTCCACGAAAACGGCGTCGAAACGGTAATTCGGTTCCTGGGAAAGATACTTTTCCGCTTTCATCCGCACCACGGTCACATCGAGGTGGGCGCGGGCGGCGTTGTCACGAATAATGCTGACCGCCGGCCCTTCCGATTCCACCAGCACGACGGCGCGCGCCCCGCGGCTTTTCGCTTCCAGCCCCAAGGCACCCGAGCCGGCAAAAAGATCCAGAATTTCCCCATCCGCAATAAAGCCGCGGTGATCGAGCCGGGAAAATACCGCTTCGCGGGCTTTTTCCGAGGTGGGGCGGGTTCCCGAACTCGGCACCCGCAGAATATGTCCCTTGGCGGTTCCGGCAACAATACGTGTCATTGCTTATCCCCTTTCCAGGTAGGTGGCTCGCTCGGTATCCAGCGCGTCCGCGGCCCGCTCCAGCTCCGCCGGCAGCGCGCCGCGTTCCACGAGGTCCGTGGCGGCGGCGCGCGCGGTAGCGATAATATCAGCGTCGCGCACCGCGGAGAGGAAACGCAGGTGGGAGGTGGTTCCCGCCTGCCGCGTCCCCAGCACATCACCTTCGGAGCGCAGCTCCACATCTTTTTCGGCCAGCGCGAAACCGTCCGTGGTGGCGGCGAAAGCCGCGAGGCGTTCGGCGGCCAGGCTTCCTTCCGGGGCGCCGCTCACCGCCAGGCACAGCCCGGCTTTGCTCCCGCGCCCGATGCGCCCGCGCAGCTGGTGCAGCTGGGACAGCCCGAAGCGTTCGGCATTCATAATGATCATCATGGTGGCCTGCGGAACATCCACCCCCACTTCGATGACGGTGGTGGAGACGAGCACCGGGACCCGCCCGGCCGCGAAATCCGCCATTGCGGCGTCTTTTTCCGCGGCGCTCAGTCGCCCGTGCATCTCCCCCACCGCGATTCCCTCGAATTGGGGCAGGGCGCGCAGGCGTTCGGCCAGTTCAGTGACGGTGGCCAGCGTACTTTCGCTGCCCGGGTCCTCCGCGGGCGCGGCTGCGTCGTCGTTCTCGCTAATACGGGGAGCGAGCACGTACACGCGCCCGCCGCCCGCAATTTCTTCCCGAGCGCGCCACCACATGCGCGCGATCCAGTTCGCGCGGTTTTCCGGAACGACGACGGTGCTCACGCCAGCGCGCCCGCCGGGCAGTTCGCGCAAAGTGGAGACAGCCATATCTCCGAAAACGGTCATGGCGACGGTGCGCGGGATGGGGGTGGCGGTCATGACGAGGGTGTGGACGCCGCGCGCGAGGCTATCGCGTTGGTCCACCCCGAAGCGATGCTGTTCGTCCACGACCGCCAGGCCCAGGAAGGGAATCTGGACGGTCTCGGAAAGCAGCGCGTGGGTGCCGATAATAATGCCGGCTTCTCCCGAGGCGATGCGGGCCAGGGTGGCGCGGCGCTCGCTGGCGGTAAGCGATCCGGTGAGGAGTTCAACCCGGGTAGAGTTCTCGGCTGCACCCAGCATCCCGCCCGTGCCCAGGTCGCCGAGGAGTTCGCGCACGCTGCGGGCGTGCTGGGCGGCCAGCACTTCGGTGGGTGCCAGGAGGGCGGCCTGGCCCCCGCCATCGACCACCTGGAGCATGGCGCGCAGGGCCACCACAGTTTTCCCGCTTCCCACATCGCCTTGGAGCAGGCGCTGCATCGGAGTGGTGGCGGCCAGGTCCGCGGCAATCTCCTCCCCCACCGCGCGCTGCCCGGCGGTGAGTTCAAATGGCAGGCGGGCATCGAAAGCGTCCAGGAGTCCACCGCTATGCAGCGGGTAGGCGGTGGTGGGATGCGCGGCGCGGGCGGCGCGGCGCCGAGCGAGGACGGTGTGGAGCACCAGGGCTTCTTCGTGGCGGAACGGCAGTTGGGCGAGCGCGGCGGTGATGGGTTCCTCGGGGCGATGGGCGCGGCGCAGCGCCTCAAGCCGGGTGGGCAGGCCGTGGGCGCTCCGGTAGCCGGTAGGAAGCAGGTCGGGAACATCAGCGCTGGTCAGCCCGGTGAGAACGGTGCTGACCGCCCGCTCGATTTTCCAGGAGGGTAGCGCGGCACTGGCGTGATAGATGGGGATGGGGCGGCGCAGGCGCTCCACGTCCACGCTCCCCTCGTCTTCCACCAGGTCATAATCCGGGTGGGTGAGTTGCAGGGTGCCGCGATAGGAACTCACCGTCCCCGAAAAGGTGGCGACCGTGCCGGGTTGCAGGCGCCGTTCGTGGTAGGCCAAAACCCGCTGCGACTTCGCGAAGAATGTGAGGCTGAGTTCGCGGGCGCCGTCGGTCATAAGAACGGAGAGGATGAAGCCGCGCCGCGCACGCATGGGCCGCAAGTCCGCGCCCACCACTCGGCCGATCACGGTGACATCCTCGCCTTCGCGCACCTGCTCGATGGGGAGGAGTTCACCGCGGCGCGCGTAACGGAAGGGCAGGTGGTAGAGCAGCTCGCCCACCGTGTGCAGCCCGAGCCGCGCAAACGAGGTGGCGCTGCGTTTGCCCAGGGCGCGCTCAAGCGGCACGCTGAGCGCGGTCCACCCGTCCGATACCACGGCCGGGCTGCCGCCTCGCGTCTGTGCCGCCGCCTGCGCGCTGTCCATACTCTTCACATTACCGTTACGGCTGTGCATTGTTTGTTACGACGACGCCGCTACTCCCGCCGCACGTGCCCTACGCCACGGAGGGAACCTTTGGCAAGCGCTCTCCTGACCGCTATACTAGTGGAGTTGTAATTTTCCTATGCGCTCAGGTGTATCTACCGAACAGCGGCAGGTGCGCGAGCGGATCCATGATCAACCGAAGGAGAACACCGTGGCTTCTGTTTGTGACGTCTGCGGCAAGCACCCGGGCTTCGGGAAGAGCGTCTCGCACTCGCACGTGCGTACTAGCCGCCGCTGGAACCCGAATATTCAGCGTGTTCGCGCGCTTGTGAAGGGCGCCCCCAAGCGCCTTAACGTGTGCACCTCGTGCCTCAAGGCCGGTAAGGTGCAGCGCGCCGCCTAAGTACTGTGGCTTCGCTGAACTCTGGCTTACTCGCGTGAGTTAGCTGGGTTCAGCATAGGAAGTGGTCGGAAACATGGATATTGTTTCCGACCACTTCCTTTTATCTTTCTAGG encodes:
- a CDS encoding ATP-dependent DNA helicase RecG, translating into MDSAQAAAQTRGGSPAVVSDGWTALSVPLERALGKRSATSFARLGLHTVGELLYHLPFRYARRGELLPIEQVREGEDVTVIGRVVGADLRPMRARRGFILSVLMTDGARELSLTFFAKSQRVLAYHERRLQPGTVATFSGTVSSYRGTLQLTHPDYDLVEDEGSVDVERLRRPIPIYHASAALPSWKIERAVSTVLTGLTSADVPDLLPTGYRSAHGLPTRLEALRRAHRPEEPITAALAQLPFRHEEALVLHTVLARRRAARAAHPTTAYPLHSGGLLDAFDARLPFELTAGQRAVGEEIAADLAATTPMQRLLQGDVGSGKTVVALRAMLQVVDGGGQAALLAPTEVLAAQHARSVRELLGDLGTGGMLGAAENSTRVELLTGSLTASERRATLARIASGEAGIIIGTHALLSETVQIPFLGLAVVDEQHRFGVDQRDSLARGVHTLVMTATPIPRTVAMTVFGDMAVSTLRELPGGRAGVSTVVVPENRANWIARMWWRAREEIAGGGRVYVLAPRISENDDAAAPAEDPGSESTLATVTELAERLRALPQFEGIAVGEMHGRLSAAEKDAAMADFAAGRVPVLVSTTVIEVGVDVPQATMMIIMNAERFGLSQLHQLRGRIGRGSKAGLCLAVSGAPEGSLAAERLAAFAATTDGFALAEKDVELRSEGDVLGTRQAGTTSHLRFLSAVRDADIIATARAAATDLVERGALPAELERAADALDTERATYLERG
- the rpmB gene encoding 50S ribosomal protein L28, which codes for MASVCDVCGKHPGFGKSVSHSHVRTSRRWNPNIQRVRALVKGAPKRLNVCTSCLKAGKVQRAA
- a CDS encoding RsmD family RNA methyltransferase, with the protein product MTRIVAGTAKGHILRVPSSGTRPTSEKAREAVFSRLDHRGFIADGEILDLFAGSGALGLEAKSRGARAVVLVESEGPAVSIIRDNAARAHLDVTVVRMKAEKYLSQEPNYRFDAVFVDPPYRYTEAQITKVLEGLAPHVAADAVVVVERDSSSPEPSWPEGWELDDSRRYGTATLWTAQRSAGAESEETAAPGTTAAASERPAAASDSPAPAESAQ